In Erigeron canadensis isolate Cc75 chromosome 6, C_canadensis_v1, whole genome shotgun sequence, the following are encoded in one genomic region:
- the LOC122606110 gene encoding uncharacterized protein LOC122606110 isoform X1, giving the protein MADDADPSPLVAPSVITEPTEIDLEAGPGEQIQCRICLETDGRDFIAPCKCKGTSKYVHRECLDHWRAVREGFAFAHCTTCKAPYHLRVHAVADRKWRTMKFRFFVTRDILFIFLSVQIVISFLAYLVYLIDGYQKFWLRLAWGFDSETSFYYICGALLFFALLGLSGCFITCYDRRVRNDLAQPCRELCLCCCQPGVCADCHLPGTLCMWTDCTTCFESCASATGECGCLGGAGEAGLPLIFIMALVVLGLFTVIGIFYSVLVATMVGQRIWQRHYHILAKRMLTKEYVVEDVDGETSGSDWSPPTLPPEHIQQLKTLGLL; this is encoded by the exons ATGGCTGACGATGCCGATCCTTCACCTCTAGTTGCGCCATCTGTCATCACTGAACCGACTGAGATCGATTTAGAAGCTGGTCCCGGTGAACAAATTCAGTGCCGTATCTGTCTCGAAACTGATG GCAGAGATTTTATTGCACCCTGTAAGTGTAAAGGGACATCAAAGTACGTTCACCGGGAGTGCCTTGATCATTGGCGAGCTGTGAGG GAAGGATTTGCATTTGCTCATTGCACAACCTGCAAGGCTCCCTATCATTTGAGAGTTCATGCTGTTGCTGATAGGAAATGGAGAACCATGAAGTTCCGTTTCTTTGTGACCAGAGACATTCTGTTTATCTTTCTCTCTGTACAGATT GTGATTTCTTTCTTGGCATATTTGGTTTACTTAATTGATGGATATCAAAAGTTTTGGCTTCGTCTTGCTTGGGGTTTTGATAGTGAAACTAGTTTCTACTACATATGTG GCGCACTATTATTTTTTGCCCTACTTGGTCTATCTGGATGCTTTATAACGTGTTACGATCGGAGAGTCCGTAATGATCTTGCTCAGCCTTGTCGAGAATTGTGTCTTTGCTGCTGTCAACCCGG TGTTTGTGCAGACTGCCATCTACCTGGTACTCTTTGTATGTGGACTGACTGTACCACTTGCTTTGAAAGTTGTGCCAGTGCAACTGGTGAATGTGGTTGTTTAGGAGGTGCAGGTGAAGCTGGCTTaccattaatatttataatggCTTTAGTCGTTCTTGGACTTTTTACTGTCATCGGCATATTCTACAGTGTGCTGGTGGCTACAATGGTTGGCCAAAGGATTTGGCAACGGCACTATCACATATTAGCTAAAAGAATGCTAACCAAA gAATACGTGGTCGAGGATGTTGATGGTGAGACATCCGGATCTGATTGGTCTCCACCAACTCTCCCACCCGAGCATATTCAGCAACTCAAGACTCTTGGCCTCTTATAA
- the LOC122603747 gene encoding short-chain dehydrogenase ptmH-like, translated as METLQQKQVVLITGCSSGGIGNALARAFAARNCLVVATARAISSMSDLNGDPDVFFLQELDVLSDANVLQVVSNVIDKFGRIDVVVNNAGVQCLGPLAEIPLDEVQHTFNTNVFGSMRLIQAVVPHMASRKKGKIVNIGSVTVMGPGPWSGVYTASKAAIHALTDTLRLELKPLGINVINVVPGAIRSNIGNSAAANYNRFPEWKLYKKYEAAIKERAYFSQGPKATPAEEFAKKTVDAIMKEDPPSWFSSGQYSTIMAIMYHMPIFVKDFLLKKAMKC; from the exons atGGAAACTTTGCAACAAAAACAAGTAGTTTTAATAACAGGGTGTTCATCAGGGGGCATAGGAAATGCCCTCGCACGCGCATTCGCAGCCCGGAACTGTCTGGTTGTTGCGACTGCGCGTGCAATCAGTTCCATGTCGGATTTAAATGGTGACCCAGATGTGTTTTTTCTACAAGAACTTGATGTGTTGTCTGATGCAAATGTTTTACAAGTTGTATCTAATGTTATTGATAAGTTTGGACGGATTGATGTTGTTGTTAATAATGCTGGTGTTCAATGTCTTGGACCTCTTGCCGAAATTCCTTTGGATGAAGTTCAACATACGTTTAACACGAATGTTTTCG GTTCAATGAGGTTGATCCAAGCAGTGGTTCCTCACATGGCATCAAGAAAAAAGGGAAAGATTGTGAATATTGGAAGTGTGACTGTTATGGGACCTGGACCATGGTCAGGAGTGTACACTGCATCTAAAGCTGCTATACATGCGCTAACGGATACATTAAG GTTGGAACTGAAGCCGCTTGGTATCAATGTAATCAACGTTGTACCTGGAGCAATCAGATCAAATATTGGAAATTCGGCTGCAGCAAACTACAATAGGTTTCCTGAATGGAAACTGTACAAGAAATATGAAGCTGCAATCAAAGAGCGGGCCTATTTTTCACAAGGTCCAAAGGCAACCCCAGCGGAAGAGTTCGCAAAGAAAACAGTAGATGCAATCATGAAAGAAGATCCTCCTTCTTGGTTCTCTTCGGGTCAATACTCCACTATAATGGCTATCATGTACCACATGCCTATATTTGTTAAGGATTTTCTTCTAAAAAAGGCTATGAAATGTTAG
- the LOC122606110 gene encoding uncharacterized protein LOC122606110 isoform X2, whose translation MKERDFIAPCKCKGTSKYVHRECLDHWRAVREGFAFAHCTTCKAPYHLRVHAVADRKWRTMKFRFFVTRDILFIFLSVQIVISFLAYLVYLIDGYQKFWLRLAWGFDSETSFYYICGALLFFALLGLSGCFITCYDRRVRNDLAQPCRELCLCCCQPGVCADCHLPGTLCMWTDCTTCFESCASATGECGCLGGAGEAGLPLIFIMALVVLGLFTVIGIFYSVLVATMVGQRIWQRHYHILAKRMLTKEYVVEDVDGETSGSDWSPPTLPPEHIQQLKTLGLL comes from the exons ATGAAAGAAAG AGATTTTATTGCACCCTGTAAGTGTAAAGGGACATCAAAGTACGTTCACCGGGAGTGCCTTGATCATTGGCGAGCTGTGAGG GAAGGATTTGCATTTGCTCATTGCACAACCTGCAAGGCTCCCTATCATTTGAGAGTTCATGCTGTTGCTGATAGGAAATGGAGAACCATGAAGTTCCGTTTCTTTGTGACCAGAGACATTCTGTTTATCTTTCTCTCTGTACAGATT GTGATTTCTTTCTTGGCATATTTGGTTTACTTAATTGATGGATATCAAAAGTTTTGGCTTCGTCTTGCTTGGGGTTTTGATAGTGAAACTAGTTTCTACTACATATGTG GCGCACTATTATTTTTTGCCCTACTTGGTCTATCTGGATGCTTTATAACGTGTTACGATCGGAGAGTCCGTAATGATCTTGCTCAGCCTTGTCGAGAATTGTGTCTTTGCTGCTGTCAACCCGG TGTTTGTGCAGACTGCCATCTACCTGGTACTCTTTGTATGTGGACTGACTGTACCACTTGCTTTGAAAGTTGTGCCAGTGCAACTGGTGAATGTGGTTGTTTAGGAGGTGCAGGTGAAGCTGGCTTaccattaatatttataatggCTTTAGTCGTTCTTGGACTTTTTACTGTCATCGGCATATTCTACAGTGTGCTGGTGGCTACAATGGTTGGCCAAAGGATTTGGCAACGGCACTATCACATATTAGCTAAAAGAATGCTAACCAAA gAATACGTGGTCGAGGATGTTGATGGTGAGACATCCGGATCTGATTGGTCTCCACCAACTCTCCCACCCGAGCATATTCAGCAACTCAAGACTCTTGGCCTCTTATAA